Proteins co-encoded in one Sphingopyxis sp. BE259 genomic window:
- a CDS encoding riboflavin synthase, with protein sequence MFTGIITDIGAVRSREDRGDTRLVIATRYDTGTIDLGASIACSGACLTVVDKGADADGDWFAIDASAETLARTAAGMWDAGRRLNLERALRVGDELGGHIVTGHVDAVGTIVSVVPVGDSVTVTVAAPASLAPHIAPKGSITVDGVSLTVNDVTDQPNGEAHFTLNIIPHTQEMTTLDEAAAGRPVNLEIDILARYLARMQARGA encoded by the coding sequence ATGTTCACCGGCATCATTACCGACATCGGCGCCGTCCGTTCGCGCGAGGATCGCGGCGACACACGGCTGGTCATCGCCACGCGCTATGACACCGGGACCATCGACCTGGGGGCGTCGATCGCCTGTTCGGGGGCGTGCCTGACGGTGGTCGACAAGGGTGCTGACGCCGACGGCGACTGGTTCGCGATCGATGCGAGTGCCGAAACGCTGGCGCGCACCGCGGCGGGAATGTGGGATGCGGGTCGCCGCCTGAATCTCGAACGCGCGCTGAGGGTCGGCGATGAGTTGGGCGGGCATATTGTCACCGGGCATGTCGATGCGGTGGGGACCATCGTGTCGGTCGTCCCGGTCGGCGACAGCGTGACGGTCACCGTCGCAGCGCCCGCGTCGCTCGCGCCGCATATCGCGCCGAAGGGATCGATTACCGTCGACGGCGTATCGCTGACCGTGAACGACGTGACCGACCAGCCGAATGGCGAAGCGCATTTCACGCTCAACATCATCCCGCATACCCAGGAAATGACGACGCTGGACGAAGCAGCGGCGGGGCGCCCGGTCAATCTCGAAATCGACATTCTCGCGCGCTATCTGGCGCGGATGCAGGCGCGCGGCGCCTAG
- a CDS encoding ferrous iron transporter B, whose translation MTAAIPSIALVGNPNAGKSSLFNALTGARQKIANYPGVTVERKAGHSSFSDGRPLSLIDLPGTYSLTPASLDEAVTRDVILGRQAGETQPDALIVVLDAANLDNHLCFALELLALGLPTVVALNMLDLATRDGLTLDAERLSKELGVPVVPTVAVRKRGLTELLAAVDGAIRSHQPRAALAAPLNDAALHQRARAIARAATVDETPVRRWTQRVDNIALHPVGGLVILVALMFLMFQAVFSWATPFADALEGVIGVVQAWVVGTFADNFLRGLVVEGLLAGVGAVVVFLPQILILFLFILLLEASGYMTRAAFLMDGLMGKVGLSGRGFIPLLSSFACAVPGIMATRAIPDEKDRLTTILIAPLMTCSARMPVYTLIIGAFIPARNVGNTPIGLQGLVLFGLFLSGIVGALLVAFFLRRSVTKGNATGFMMEMPRYQWPRVNDIAIALWQRAWIFLRRAGTIIAATTVVLWLLLTFPQAPAGQSQVEYSAGGRIASAIEVVVQPIGFNHDIALALIPAMAAREVAVSAMATANAIDAGDDEEAMAEALGDRIAGRWSIATALAFLAWFVFAPQCISTIAITRRETNGWKWPLFMVGYLFALAYAAAGITYWTAVAFGLG comes from the coding sequence ATGACCGCCGCCATTCCCTCCATCGCGCTCGTCGGCAATCCCAATGCGGGGAAATCGAGCCTGTTCAACGCGTTGACCGGCGCGCGGCAAAAGATCGCCAACTATCCGGGGGTCACCGTCGAGCGCAAGGCGGGGCATAGCAGCTTTTCCGATGGCCGGCCGCTGTCGCTGATCGATCTGCCCGGCACCTACAGCCTGACCCCCGCCAGCCTTGACGAAGCGGTGACGCGCGACGTGATTCTGGGTCGTCAGGCGGGCGAGACGCAGCCCGACGCCTTGATCGTCGTGCTCGACGCGGCGAACCTCGACAATCATCTTTGCTTCGCGCTCGAACTGCTCGCCCTTGGTCTGCCAACCGTGGTCGCGCTTAACATGCTCGATCTGGCGACACGCGACGGGCTGACCCTCGATGCCGAGCGACTGTCGAAAGAACTCGGCGTCCCGGTCGTGCCGACGGTCGCGGTGCGCAAGCGCGGCCTCACCGAATTGCTCGCTGCGGTCGATGGCGCGATCCGGTCGCACCAGCCGCGCGCCGCCCTCGCTGCTCCGTTAAACGACGCCGCGCTGCACCAGCGCGCCCGGGCGATCGCGCGCGCCGCGACCGTCGACGAGACGCCGGTGCGGCGCTGGACCCAGCGCGTCGACAATATTGCGCTCCACCCTGTCGGCGGACTCGTCATCCTGGTCGCGTTGATGTTTTTGATGTTCCAGGCGGTCTTTTCCTGGGCAACACCGTTCGCCGACGCGCTCGAAGGCGTGATCGGCGTAGTCCAGGCATGGGTGGTCGGCACGTTCGCCGACAATTTCCTGCGCGGGCTGGTGGTCGAGGGGCTGCTCGCGGGGGTCGGCGCGGTCGTCGTCTTTCTGCCGCAGATCCTGATCCTGTTCCTGTTCATCCTGCTGCTCGAAGCGTCGGGTTATATGACGCGCGCCGCCTTTCTGATGGACGGGCTGATGGGCAAGGTCGGGCTGTCTGGCCGCGGCTTCATCCCGCTGCTGTCCAGCTTTGCCTGTGCGGTGCCCGGGATCATGGCAACGCGCGCGATCCCGGATGAAAAGGACCGGCTGACGACGATCCTGATCGCGCCGCTGATGACCTGTTCGGCGCGCATGCCTGTCTATACGCTGATCATCGGCGCCTTCATCCCGGCGCGGAATGTCGGCAATACGCCGATCGGGTTGCAGGGGCTCGTCTTGTTCGGCCTGTTCCTGAGCGGCATCGTCGGCGCGCTGCTCGTCGCCTTTTTCCTCCGCCGTTCGGTGACCAAGGGCAATGCCACGGGCTTCATGATGGAAATGCCGCGCTATCAATGGCCGCGGGTGAATGACATCGCCATCGCGCTATGGCAGCGCGCCTGGATCTTCCTGCGCCGCGCCGGGACGATCATCGCTGCGACGACGGTGGTCCTGTGGCTGCTGCTGACCTTTCCGCAGGCACCGGCCGGTCAGAGCCAGGTCGAATATAGCGCCGGCGGCCGCATCGCGAGCGCGATCGAGGTCGTCGTCCAGCCGATCGGTTTCAACCACGATATCGCGCTGGCACTGATCCCCGCCATGGCGGCGCGCGAGGTTGCGGTGTCGGCGATGGCAACCGCCAATGCGATCGACGCAGGCGACGATGAGGAAGCAATGGCCGAGGCGCTCGGCGACCGCATCGCCGGTCGCTGGAGCATCGCGACAGCGCTCGCCTTCTTGGCGTGGTTCGTGTTCGCGCCGCAGTGCATTTCGACGATCGCGATCACCCGGCGCGAGACCAATGGGTGGAAATGGCCGCTGTTCATGGTTGGCTATTTGTTCGCGCTCGCCTATGCCGCGGCAGGTATCACTTACTGGACAGCCGTTGCCTTCGGACTAGGCTGA
- a CDS encoding MmcB family DNA repair protein has translation MGITAADVARGVCRLFAQAGLVAIPEVPLPNGRRTDLTAIDAKGNITIVEIKVSRADLHGDGKWPDYCDWCDRFYWALASGLDPAILDTADYRPATSGLIIADRYGAAVVREAASCNLAPARRKAELLRIGRLAMRRSMVAADPELAAGWVDG, from the coding sequence ATGGGAATCACCGCCGCCGACGTCGCGCGCGGCGTGTGCCGCCTGTTCGCGCAGGCGGGACTGGTTGCGATCCCGGAAGTGCCATTGCCGAACGGACGGCGTACCGACCTGACCGCGATCGACGCCAAGGGCAACATCACCATCGTCGAGATCAAGGTCAGCCGCGCCGACCTGCACGGCGACGGCAAATGGCCCGACTATTGCGACTGGTGCGACCGTTTTTACTGGGCATTAGCGTCGGGGCTCGACCCCGCGATCCTCGACACCGCCGATTATCGTCCTGCAACATCCGGATTGATCATCGCCGACCGCTATGGCGCCGCCGTGGTGCGCGAGGCGGCGAGCTGCAACCTCGCCCCCGCGCGCCGCAAGGCCGAACTGCTGCGAATCGGACGGCTCGCAATGCGGCGGTCGATGGTGGCGGCGGATCCGGAGCTGGCGGCGGGTTGGGTCGACGGATAG
- the ssb gene encoding single-stranded DNA-binding protein: protein MAGSVNKVILIGNLGADPEIKSFQNGGKIANIRIATSEQWKDRMTGERKERTEWHNVVINGEGLVGVVERFLKKGSKVYIEGSLRTRKWQDRDGNDKYTTEVVIAGMGGTLTMLDGAPGGGGGSRGGGGGNDDWSGGSSGGGAGGGWNQGGGGSSGGGFGGGSSGSGSGGGRPPFDDDLDDDVPF from the coding sequence ATGGCTGGCAGCGTCAACAAGGTAATATTGATCGGCAATCTGGGCGCCGATCCCGAAATCAAGTCGTTCCAGAATGGCGGCAAGATCGCCAACATCCGCATCGCGACGTCCGAACAGTGGAAGGATCGGATGACCGGCGAGCGCAAGGAGCGCACCGAATGGCATAATGTCGTGATCAACGGCGAAGGGCTGGTCGGGGTCGTCGAACGTTTCCTGAAAAAAGGCTCGAAAGTCTATATCGAGGGCAGCCTGCGCACCCGCAAATGGCAGGACCGCGACGGCAACGACAAATATACCACCGAAGTGGTGATCGCCGGCATGGGCGGCACGCTGACGATGCTCGACGGCGCGCCCGGCGGCGGCGGCGGTTCGCGCGGCGGCGGCGGCGGGAACGATGACTGGAGCGGCGGTTCGTCGGGCGGTGGTGCGGGCGGCGGCTGGAACCAGGGCGGCGGCGGCTCATCGGGCGGCGGCTTTGGCGGCGGTTCGAGTGGCAGCGGCAGCGGCGGCGGACGCCCGCCCTTCGACGACGATCTGGACGACGACGTTCCGTTCTGA